Proteins found in one Serratia plymuthica genomic segment:
- a CDS encoding sensor histidine kinase, which translates to MISLKRWRLFPRSLRQLVLMAFLLVLLPLLVLAYQAYQSLDHLSAQAADINRTTLVDARRSEAMTSVALEMERSYRQYCVLVDPTLERLYQNQRKQYSQMLDAHAPILPDERYYQTLRSLLTQLAAIKCQSSGPDKQASTLLESFSRSNAEMVQATRAVVFSRGQQLQQAIAERGQFFGWQALMLFLVSVLLVVLFTRMIIGPVKAVERMINRLGEGRALGSAESFKGPRELRSLAQRIIWLSERLAWLESQRHEFLRHISHELKTPLASMREGTELLADEVAGPLTSDQKEVVTILDNSSRHLQQLIEQLLDYNRKLADGPAEHENVELRDMVELVVAAHSLPARAKMIRTEITLDAEICWAEPTLLMRVLDNLYSNAVHYGKESGNIWIRSRQVGQRVQIDVANSGTPIPEAEQTMIFEPFFQGSHQRKGAVKGSGLGLSIAQDCIRRMRGELQLVEVAGADVCFRIELPLTAENE; encoded by the coding sequence ATGATTTCGTTGAAAAGATGGCGTTTATTCCCCCGCTCGCTGCGTCAGTTGGTCCTGATGGCGTTTCTGCTGGTGCTGCTGCCGCTGTTGGTGCTGGCTTATCAGGCTTATCAAAGTCTGGATCATCTCAGCGCGCAGGCCGCAGACATCAACCGTACCACGCTGGTGGATGCACGGCGCAGCGAGGCGATGACCAGCGTGGCGCTGGAGATGGAGCGCAGCTATCGTCAGTATTGCGTGCTGGTGGATCCCACCCTGGAGCGGCTGTACCAAAATCAACGTAAACAGTATTCGCAGATGTTGGACGCCCATGCGCCGATCCTGCCGGATGAACGCTATTATCAAACGTTGCGCAGTCTGCTGACCCAACTGGCCGCGATTAAATGTCAGAGCAGCGGGCCGGATAAACAGGCATCGACTCTGCTGGAGTCTTTCTCGCGCTCCAACGCCGAGATGGTGCAGGCCACCCGCGCCGTGGTGTTCTCGCGCGGCCAGCAGTTGCAGCAGGCGATTGCCGAACGTGGCCAGTTCTTCGGCTGGCAGGCGCTGATGCTGTTTCTGGTCAGCGTGCTGCTGGTGGTGCTTTTCACCCGCATGATCATCGGCCCGGTGAAAGCGGTGGAGCGCATGATCAACCGTTTGGGGGAAGGGCGGGCGCTGGGCAGCGCCGAGTCGTTTAAAGGCCCGCGTGAGCTGCGTTCGTTGGCGCAACGCATTATCTGGCTGAGCGAGCGCCTGGCGTGGCTGGAGTCGCAACGGCATGAGTTCCTGCGCCATATCTCGCATGAATTGAAGACGCCGCTGGCCAGCATGCGCGAGGGCACAGAACTGTTGGCCGACGAAGTGGCCGGCCCGCTGACTTCCGATCAGAAAGAGGTCGTGACCATTCTCGATAACAGCAGCCGCCACCTGCAGCAACTGATCGAGCAACTGCTGGATTACAACCGTAAACTGGCCGATGGCCCGGCGGAGCATGAGAATGTTGAGCTGCGCGATATGGTCGAGTTGGTGGTCGCCGCGCACAGTTTGCCGGCCAGGGCCAAAATGATCCGGACCGAGATCACATTGGATGCGGAAATCTGTTGGGCAGAGCCTACGCTTTTAATGCGCGTGCTGGATAATCTCTACTCCAATGCGGTGCACTACGGCAAGGAATCCGGTAACATTTGGATTCGCAGCCGTCAGGTTGGGCAACGGGTGCAAATTGATGTCGCCAACAGCGGCACGCCAATCCCTGAGGCCGAGCAAACCATGATTTTTGAGCCTTTTTTCCAGGGTAGCCACCAGCGAAAAGGGGCGGTAAAAGGAAGCGGTCTGGGGTTGAGCATCGCTCAGGATTGTATCCGCCGGATGCGCGGTGAATTGCAGCTGGTCGAAGTTGCCGGCGCAGACGTCTGCTTCCGCATTGAATTGCCATTAACCGCCGAGAATGAATAA
- the qseG gene encoding two-component system QseEF-associated lipoprotein QseG — translation MYTWSKRLRLSQTERSPRATQSAPLGKRRLSFLGSVLCVPFLLAGCVDRAVSSGLSQQQQEAIPDTKVVDYRIAACDTLWQLDDKDALNNSLYWLRAMDCADRVGSTQARALAKTLPGDSWDGIFKQSILLGSAEPTSGERRQMIDRLNSYRLEFPSSLRPLLQLWRQQQVLQITLFDEKARYQHLQESSDGQIDALRQSQIRLQAQLQDTSRKLENLTDIERQLSSRKQLQGEIPDNGATQQKTDAADKNAAPGKAAEPEAEPEKGTALPVDPEDTYVPPPANKESHAR, via the coding sequence ATGTACACATGGTCTAAACGCCTTCGTCTATCGCAGACCGAACGTTCACCGCGTGCCACGCAGAGCGCGCCACTCGGCAAGCGTCGTCTTTCCTTTTTAGGCAGTGTTCTTTGCGTGCCGTTTTTGCTGGCAGGCTGCGTCGATCGTGCGGTCAGCAGCGGCCTCAGCCAGCAGCAGCAAGAAGCGATCCCGGACACCAAAGTGGTGGATTACCGCATCGCGGCCTGCGATACCCTGTGGCAGCTCGACGACAAAGACGCGTTGAATAATTCACTTTACTGGTTGCGTGCGATGGATTGCGCCGATCGCGTTGGATCGACCCAGGCGCGCGCTCTGGCGAAAACCCTGCCTGGCGACAGCTGGGACGGCATTTTCAAGCAAAGTATTCTGCTGGGCAGCGCCGAGCCGACGTCGGGCGAACGTCGCCAGATGATCGATCGTCTGAACAGTTACCGCCTGGAGTTCCCTAGCTCCTTGCGCCCGTTGCTGCAACTGTGGCGCCAGCAGCAGGTTCTGCAGATCACCTTGTTCGATGAAAAGGCGCGCTATCAGCACCTGCAGGAAAGCTCGGACGGCCAGATAGATGCGCTGCGCCAGAGCCAGATCCGTTTGCAGGCCCAGCTGCAGGATACGTCGCGCAAGCTGGAGAATCTGACCGATATCGAACGTCAGCTCTCCTCGCGCAAGCAGCTACAGGGCGAAATCCCGGATAACGGCGCGACACAGCAAAAAACCGACGCCGCAGATAAAAATGCCGCGCCGGGCAAGGCCGCAGAACCGGAGGCCGAACCGGAAAAGGGCACCGCCCTGCCGGTGGATCCGGAAGATACCTACGTGCCGCCCCCCGCTAACAAGGAGTCTCACGCGCGATGA
- the glrR gene encoding two-component system response regulator GlrR — protein sequence MTARKPANLLLVDDDPSLLKLLGMRLTSEGFHVTTAESGQEALRLLGREQIDLVISDLRMDEMDGMALFAEIQKHQPGMPVIILTAHGSIPDAVAATQQGVFSFLTKPVDRDALYKAIDEALSLSLPAGDDSWREDIVTRSPIMLRLLEQAKMVAQSDVSVLINGHSGTGKEVLAQAIHGASPRGKKAFIAINCGALPEQLLESELFGHAKGAFTGAVSNREGLFQAAAGGTLFLDEIGDMPLSLQVKLLRVLQERKVRPLGSNRDLDIDVRIISATHRDLQKAMAKNEFREDLYYRLNVVNLKIPALNERAEDIPLLANHLLRESAKRHKPFVRSFSSDAMKRLMTATWPGNVRQLVNVIEQCVALTSAPVISEALVEQALEGENTALPTFVEARNQFELHYLRKLLQITKGNVTQAARMAGRNRTEFYKLLSRHELDAGDFKE from the coding sequence ATGACAGCCCGCAAACCGGCCAATTTGTTATTGGTTGACGACGATCCCAGCCTGCTCAAACTGTTGGGTATGCGCCTGACCAGCGAAGGTTTTCATGTCACCACCGCCGAAAGCGGCCAGGAAGCGCTGCGCCTGTTGGGGCGTGAACAGATTGATCTGGTGATAAGCGATCTGCGGATGGACGAAATGGACGGCATGGCGCTGTTTGCCGAAATCCAAAAACACCAGCCTGGCATGCCGGTGATCATTCTTACCGCCCATGGTTCGATCCCGGATGCGGTTGCCGCCACCCAGCAGGGGGTGTTCAGCTTCCTCACCAAACCGGTGGATCGCGATGCGCTGTACAAGGCCATTGACGAAGCGCTGTCGCTCTCGCTGCCGGCCGGTGACGACAGCTGGCGCGAAGATATCGTCACCCGCAGCCCGATTATGCTGCGCCTGCTGGAGCAGGCGAAAATGGTGGCGCAATCCGACGTCAGCGTGCTGATCAACGGCCACAGCGGCACCGGTAAAGAAGTGTTGGCTCAGGCGATCCACGGCGCCAGCCCGCGCGGCAAGAAAGCCTTTATCGCCATTAACTGCGGCGCCTTGCCGGAACAACTGCTGGAGTCTGAGCTGTTCGGTCACGCCAAAGGGGCGTTTACCGGCGCGGTCAGCAACCGTGAAGGGTTGTTCCAGGCGGCGGCAGGCGGCACGCTGTTCCTCGATGAGATCGGCGATATGCCGCTGTCGTTACAGGTCAAGCTGCTGCGCGTGCTGCAGGAGCGTAAGGTGCGCCCGCTGGGCAGCAACCGCGATCTGGACATCGACGTGCGGATTATTTCCGCCACCCACCGTGACCTGCAAAAGGCGATGGCGAAAAACGAGTTCCGCGAAGATCTCTACTACCGCCTGAACGTGGTGAACCTGAAGATCCCTGCGCTGAATGAACGGGCCGAAGATATCCCGCTGCTGGCCAACCATCTGCTGCGTGAATCCGCCAAGCGTCACAAGCCGTTTGTCCGCAGCTTTTCTTCCGACGCCATGAAGCGCCTGATGACCGCCACCTGGCCGGGCAACGTGCGCCAACTGGTGAACGTGATCGAACAGTGCGTGGCGCTGACGTCCGCGCCGGTGATCAGCGAAGCGCTGGTGGAGCAGGCACTTGAAGGGGAAAATACCGCGTTGCCGACCTTCGTCGAGGCGCGTAATCAGTTTGAATTGCACTATCTGCGCAAGCTGCTGCAGATCACCAAGGGTAACGTAACCCAGGCCGCGCGTATGGCGGGGCGCAACCGTACCGAGTTTTATAAATTGCTGTCGCGTCATGAATTGGACGCCGGCGATTTTAAAGAATGA
- a CDS encoding NAD+ synthase: protein MSRSLSIALAQLNLLVGDIEGNTERMLQTVQEQQKAGADLVMFTELALSGYPPEDLLYRDDFYQRCDAQLHRLQQASTDVAILVGHPWREGDKLYNALSLFSEGQLLTRYFKQQLPNYGVFDEKRYFHAGNETCVVNLKGYRLGLLICEDLWFPEPVDAAKAAGAEMILSINASPYNREKPYIRKTLMAGHCQRTHLPLVYLNQIGGQDELIFDGCSKVFDAAGNMTHRLAAFAEQVTLLKFNELDVVPMLAPAAELPQLAQVYEALVLAVRDYVTKNGFKGAVLGLSGGIDSALTLAIAVDALGKDKVQALMMPFRYTADISIADAKEEAEILGVEFDIVSIEPMFDAFMGQLTPMFAGTERDTTEENLQARCRGVVLMALSNKRRSIVLTTGNKSEMAVGYATLYGDMAGGFDVLKDVPKTLVFKLSEYRNTVSYVIPQRVIDRPPSAELAPDQVDQDSLPPYDILDAILEGYVERDKSVADLVAEGFDEAIVRKVIRLVDINEYKRRQAAVGPRITARNFGKDRRYPITSGFGRKNW from the coding sequence ATGAGCAGATCACTTTCCATCGCATTGGCCCAGCTGAATTTGCTGGTCGGTGACATTGAAGGCAACACCGAACGCATGTTGCAAACCGTGCAAGAGCAGCAGAAGGCGGGAGCCGATCTGGTCATGTTCACCGAGCTGGCGCTGTCCGGTTATCCGCCGGAAGACCTGCTGTATCGCGACGATTTCTACCAGCGCTGCGACGCGCAGCTTCATCGCCTGCAACAGGCATCCACCGATGTGGCGATCCTGGTCGGCCACCCGTGGCGCGAAGGCGACAAGCTGTATAACGCGCTGTCGCTGTTCTCTGAAGGGCAATTGTTGACGCGCTATTTCAAGCAACAGCTGCCGAACTACGGCGTCTTCGATGAGAAACGCTACTTCCACGCCGGCAACGAAACCTGCGTGGTGAACCTGAAAGGCTATCGTCTGGGCTTGCTGATTTGCGAAGACCTGTGGTTCCCGGAGCCGGTCGATGCTGCCAAAGCCGCCGGCGCCGAAATGATTTTGTCGATCAACGCCTCGCCGTACAATCGCGAGAAGCCGTATATCCGCAAGACGCTGATGGCCGGCCATTGCCAGCGCACCCACCTGCCGCTGGTGTATCTGAACCAGATCGGCGGGCAGGATGAATTGATTTTTGACGGTTGCTCGAAGGTGTTCGACGCGGCCGGCAACATGACCCACCGCCTGGCGGCGTTCGCCGAGCAGGTGACGCTGCTGAAGTTCAACGAACTGGACGTGGTGCCGATGCTCGCACCGGCCGCCGAGTTGCCGCAGCTGGCGCAGGTTTATGAAGCGCTGGTGTTGGCGGTGCGCGATTACGTGACCAAAAACGGCTTCAAGGGCGCGGTGTTGGGGCTGTCCGGCGGTATCGACTCGGCGCTGACGCTGGCGATTGCCGTCGATGCTCTGGGCAAAGACAAGGTGCAGGCGCTGATGATGCCGTTCCGCTATACCGCGGATATCAGCATCGCCGACGCCAAGGAAGAAGCTGAAATCCTCGGCGTCGAGTTCGATATCGTCTCCATCGAACCGATGTTCGACGCCTTTATGGGCCAGCTGACGCCGATGTTCGCCGGCACCGAACGCGACACCACCGAAGAAAACCTGCAGGCGCGCTGCCGCGGCGTGGTGTTGATGGCGTTGTCCAACAAGCGTCGCAGCATCGTGTTGACCACCGGTAACAAAAGCGAGATGGCCGTAGGCTATGCCACGCTGTATGGTGATATGGCCGGTGGCTTTGACGTACTGAAAGACGTGCCGAAAACGCTGGTGTTCAAACTGTCCGAATACCGCAATACCGTCTCCTACGTGATCCCGCAGCGCGTTATCGATCGTCCGCCTTCCGCCGAGTTGGCGCCGGATCAGGTCGATCAGGACAGCCTGCCGCCGTACGACATTCTGGATGCGATTCTGGAAGGTTACGTCGAACGCGATAAATCGGTTGCCGATCTGGTGGCCGAAGGTTTTGACGAGGCGATCGTGCGCAAGGTTATCCGCCTGGTGGATATCAACGAATACAAGCGGCGTCAGGCCGCCGTCGGGCCGCGCATCACCGCCCGCAATTTCGGCAAAGACCGCCGCTACCCAATCACATCCGGCTTTGGCCGCAAAAATTGGTAA
- the glnB gene encoding nitrogen regulatory protein P-II, translated as MKKIDAIIKPFKLDDVREALAEVGITGMTVTEVKGFGRQKGHTELYRGAEYMVDFLPKVKIEIVVADDIVDTCVETIMQTAQTGKIGDGKIFVFDVARVVRIRTGEQDEEAI; from the coding sequence ATGAAAAAGATCGACGCTATTATCAAGCCGTTCAAACTGGATGATGTCCGTGAAGCGCTGGCCGAAGTGGGCATTACCGGGATGACCGTCACCGAAGTGAAAGGCTTCGGCCGCCAAAAGGGTCACACCGAACTGTACCGCGGCGCAGAGTACATGGTCGATTTTCTGCCTAAGGTGAAAATCGAGATCGTAGTGGCCGACGATATCGTCGATACCTGCGTAGAAACCATCATGCAGACCGCACAAACCGGTAAAATCGGCGATGGTAAGATCTTTGTCTTCGACGTGGCGCGGGTGGTGCGGATTCGTACCGGCGAACAGGACGAAGAAGCGATTTAA